In Cumulibacter soli, the following proteins share a genomic window:
- a CDS encoding SDR family NAD(P)-dependent oxidoreductase, which yields MSTDEVAIITGAGSGIGRAAAQRLVADGFKVVLADLNLPHAHEAAAEIEREHPGSTVVAHVDVRLESDISQMVQTAIDSFGRLDVLVNNAGLGGAFGVVTETAVEDWDFTFEVLVRGVFLGIKHAVPHMPEGSRIVNIASIAAYNGSSGAMAYSAAKHAVIGITRSAAVELGPRGIRVNAVSPGVIRTPLMESGADPERLDRILPTAQITGRWGHVADIAGAIAFLSSNDSSFINGESIVVDGGLVAAGPGGDSFGHLGIDPKTRGLVGVNRGSTGVRSTVHKRLNDGG from the coding sequence ATGAGTACCGACGAAGTAGCGATCATCACCGGCGCAGGCAGCGGGATCGGCCGTGCTGCCGCGCAACGGCTGGTCGCCGACGGATTCAAAGTAGTGCTGGCCGACCTGAACCTGCCGCACGCACATGAGGCCGCCGCCGAGATTGAACGTGAGCATCCCGGGAGTACGGTCGTCGCACACGTGGACGTACGCCTGGAATCGGATATATCGCAGATGGTGCAGACCGCGATCGATTCCTTCGGCCGGCTGGACGTATTGGTGAACAACGCCGGGCTCGGTGGCGCCTTCGGCGTGGTCACCGAAACCGCCGTTGAGGACTGGGATTTCACCTTCGAAGTGCTGGTTCGAGGCGTATTCCTCGGTATCAAGCACGCCGTTCCACATATGCCCGAGGGCTCCCGGATCGTCAATATAGCGTCGATCGCGGCGTACAACGGCAGTTCGGGAGCGATGGCCTACTCGGCTGCGAAGCATGCGGTCATCGGTATCACGCGTTCTGCCGCCGTTGAACTTGGCCCTCGCGGGATTCGCGTCAACGCCGTCTCGCCGGGCGTAATCCGCACACCGCTGATGGAGTCCGGAGCCGATCCCGAACGACTGGATCGCATCCTGCCGACCGCACAGATCACGGGACGATGGGGTCATGTCGCTGATATTGCCGGCGCGATCGCTTTCCTATCGAGCAACGACTCGTCCTTCATTAACGGCGAGTCGATCGTGGTGGACGGCGGTCTCGTCGCTGCCGGCCCCGGCGGCGACTCATTCGGACACCTCGGGATCGACCCCAAGACCCGCGGGCTGGTCGGCGTGAACCGCGGCAGTACCGGCGTACGCAGTACGGTCCACAAGCGCCTCAACGACGGCGGCTAG
- a CDS encoding phosphotransferase, with the protein MRDSNDLAQAIQQRLARVLEAEVSVRDVEPVTAGASKSIWTFVATINGEDRDLVLRRDPIENQRPENMAQEAAVIRAAGEAGVPVPAIIDSGDGDAGLGAPFVIMSREYGETLAPRNLRDPEVQRNRDLLAEDLGRAIAQIQKIPFDCSPSIKYHDDVAQFEEDYRAGGLLPAMEIGWRWLRENPTPRRERVFVHGDFRHGNLMFNHGRLAAVLDWELPHIGDPLEDMGWVSTKAWRFGYPEVVGGFGSISSLLDGYESVAGWRPEDREVQWWSVFGSIRWGTMCRRQAARTLVGEEDSLELALIGRRVAENEFDVLVGLGLAVPGERDLPTETRDGGMFEWPTIDEILQRIISTTGRSKVYSDRLIRSAVSVVARELNSGPILQQRLADALAAAGYASEDELAIAIRDGAELTDALITAVRTGVESRLLVWNPKYLAYPAPPER; encoded by the coding sequence CCAGGCCATCCAGCAGCGGCTGGCTCGCGTATTGGAGGCTGAGGTGAGCGTGCGTGACGTTGAGCCGGTGACTGCTGGTGCCAGCAAGTCGATCTGGACTTTCGTCGCGACAATCAACGGCGAGGACCGGGATCTCGTCCTACGGCGTGATCCGATCGAGAACCAGCGTCCGGAAAATATGGCTCAGGAGGCTGCCGTTATTCGCGCCGCCGGCGAGGCCGGCGTGCCGGTTCCGGCGATCATCGACAGCGGGGACGGAGACGCCGGACTCGGCGCGCCGTTCGTCATCATGTCCCGCGAGTACGGCGAGACCCTCGCACCGCGCAACCTGCGCGATCCTGAGGTACAGCGCAACCGCGACCTGCTTGCCGAAGACCTCGGTCGGGCCATTGCCCAGATCCAGAAGATCCCGTTTGACTGCTCACCCAGCATCAAATACCACGACGATGTCGCACAGTTCGAGGAGGACTACCGCGCGGGCGGACTGCTCCCGGCTATGGAAATCGGGTGGCGCTGGCTGCGCGAAAACCCGACCCCACGACGCGAACGAGTGTTCGTGCACGGGGACTTCCGACACGGCAACCTGATGTTCAATCATGGCCGCTTGGCGGCCGTCCTGGACTGGGAACTCCCACACATCGGCGATCCACTGGAGGACATGGGCTGGGTCAGCACCAAGGCGTGGCGGTTCGGCTATCCCGAGGTCGTCGGCGGATTCGGGTCGATTTCCTCGCTACTGGACGGCTACGAGTCGGTCGCCGGATGGCGCCCAGAAGACCGCGAAGTGCAGTGGTGGTCCGTGTTCGGATCGATCCGATGGGGCACCATGTGCCGCCGGCAGGCCGCGCGCACGCTCGTCGGCGAAGAGGACTCCCTCGAATTGGCGCTGATCGGACGCCGCGTCGCCGAGAACGAGTTCGATGTTCTCGTCGGACTCGGCCTCGCGGTGCCCGGTGAGCGGGATCTGCCCACCGAAACCCGCGACGGCGGCATGTTCGAATGGCCAACCATCGACGAGATCTTGCAGCGGATCATCTCTACCACTGGCCGGAGCAAGGTCTATTCAGACCGCCTCATCCGCAGTGCGGTCAGCGTCGTGGCACGCGAGTTGAACTCTGGTCCAATCCTGCAACAGCGACTTGCCGATGCGCTCGCGGCTGCCGGATACGCCAGCGAAGACGAACTTGCTATCGCGATCCGCGACGGAGCCGAACTCACCGATGCACTGATCACCGCGGTGCGCACCGGAGTGGAGAGCCGCCTGTTGGTGTGGAACCCAAAGTATCTCGCCTACCCTGCCCCGCCAGAGCGCTAA
- a CDS encoding AMP-binding protein: MAWQKMLTRVDNYDDLWKQIDYATFQIPQHFNMGAAVIEDRDPTRRAITEVYPDFSTRDFTWAELLERSNRIGNALRDRGVGRGDVVVIINPQAFDTAAAFVGIWRIGAVVLPISQLFGPSALDYRFGNSGAKAVITFQEHREKVVEGIGDRDLPLLVIGAPADDPASFESALAAASPQLETINTESEESALLVYTSGTTGNPKGALHAHRQLFGQMPPMEMCYDFHPESDDVFWSVADWAWIAGIMCIMMAALLYEVPLVVDRKEGFDPQRAARIMREHKVSLTLLPATALRGFRASGIDGGGFSIRAMMSGGEALGAELRGWASEFFGGQINDAYGQTEMNGFALHSSQVFETKPGAAGRPAPGSRVMVVDEDFNPVRNQTGRIVVWRHNPLVMKEYWRNPEGTAKKFHGDWLISGDLGRMDDDGYIWFESRDDDVINSSGYRIGPTEIEDCLCAHDSVALAAVIGVPDERRGEAIRAFVVPRPGVQTSDELGQELRAYVRARLAAHEVPREIVFLDDLPRTATGKIMRRTLREPKE; the protein is encoded by the coding sequence ATGGCTTGGCAGAAGATGCTCACGCGGGTCGACAACTACGACGACCTCTGGAAGCAGATCGACTATGCGACCTTTCAGATTCCGCAGCATTTCAACATGGGCGCAGCCGTCATCGAGGATCGAGATCCGACGCGGCGGGCCATCACCGAGGTCTACCCGGACTTCTCCACACGTGACTTCACGTGGGCGGAGTTGCTGGAGCGCAGCAACCGCATCGGCAACGCGCTACGTGATCGCGGGGTAGGCCGCGGCGACGTCGTGGTCATCATCAATCCGCAGGCTTTCGATACCGCAGCCGCATTCGTCGGCATCTGGCGAATCGGCGCCGTCGTACTGCCGATCTCGCAGTTGTTCGGCCCGAGCGCCCTGGACTACCGATTCGGCAATTCGGGCGCGAAGGCAGTCATTACGTTCCAGGAGCACCGCGAGAAAGTCGTCGAAGGCATCGGCGATCGCGACCTCCCCTTGCTCGTCATCGGCGCCCCTGCAGATGATCCAGCGTCCTTTGAGTCGGCGTTGGCAGCAGCTTCACCGCAGCTAGAGACAATCAACACCGAGTCCGAAGAATCGGCGCTGTTGGTCTACACCTCCGGCACGACGGGGAACCCGAAGGGCGCGCTACACGCGCATCGTCAGTTGTTCGGGCAGATGCCGCCGATGGAGATGTGTTACGACTTCCATCCCGAGTCAGACGACGTGTTCTGGTCGGTCGCGGACTGGGCCTGGATCGCCGGGATCATGTGCATCATGATGGCGGCGCTGCTGTATGAGGTGCCGCTGGTGGTCGACCGCAAGGAAGGATTCGATCCGCAGCGGGCGGCCAGAATTATGCGCGAGCACAAGGTCAGCCTCACCCTGCTCCCCGCGACAGCGCTTCGCGGGTTCCGCGCCTCGGGGATTGACGGCGGCGGGTTCAGCATTCGTGCCATGATGTCCGGCGGTGAGGCGCTCGGCGCCGAACTGCGCGGGTGGGCCTCCGAGTTTTTCGGTGGACAGATCAACGACGCCTACGGCCAGACCGAAATGAACGGATTTGCGCTGCACTCCTCGCAGGTCTTCGAGACCAAACCTGGCGCTGCCGGTCGCCCGGCACCAGGTAGCCGCGTGATGGTGGTCGATGAAGACTTCAATCCGGTCCGCAATCAGACGGGTCGGATCGTCGTGTGGCGGCACAACCCGCTGGTGATGAAGGAGTATTGGCGCAACCCCGAAGGCACCGCGAAGAAGTTTCACGGCGACTGGCTGATCTCCGGTGATCTCGGCCGGATGGACGACGACGGCTACATCTGGTTCGAATCCCGCGACGACGATGTCATCAACTCGTCGGGGTACCGGATCGGTCCGACGGAGATCGAGGACTGCCTCTGTGCGCATGATTCGGTCGCGCTCGCCGCGGTCATCGGCGTCCCGGACGAGCGTCGCGGGGAGGCCATTCGCGCGTTCGTCGTACCTCGACCGGGCGTACAGACCTCTGATGAACTCGGCCAGGAATTGCGCGCCTACGTGCGTGCCCGGCTCGCTGCGCATGAAGTCCCACGCGAAATCGTCTTCCTGGATGATCTGCCGCGTACGGCGACGGGCAAGATTATGCGTCGCACGTTGCGTGAGCCGAAGGAATAG
- a CDS encoding acetate--CoA ligase family protein, which produces MLDRDPSTISVVQALLEPKSIAIVGASAREGSVSARPLELLLRHGYAGNIYPVNPRYEQIGATPCFSDLSAIGEQVDLVLSMVPAAATIDVVRAAGNVGAKVVVVFASGFAEIGAEGAALQEQLVAEAKRANVRVLGPNCQGAINPSAAVFATFTAAAQRDLASGSGVAFVGQSGAVGGSVLDMAAELGLSLDAWVATGNQADLDLVEVATALIADEKIRTVLMYAEGISDVSGFERLCAAAHAADKSLVLLRSGRSVVGKRAAAAHTGAVLGADDTVLRAARQHGVMLVDDVDELLAAPMMLTGRMIGGRNLAIITTSGGGGILLADHCDAHGLRVRELSERTQRSLEQFVPAFGSVSNPVDVTAQILNTPTAFEDFAQVCAISAADPDVDGVAIVLTMVTGKRGADLARAIVDAMTNADTKPVWVAWLASRSQTAEGRDVLRAGGVPTFDSVGALARAVAQLAP; this is translated from the coding sequence ATGCTTGATCGCGACCCATCGACAATCTCCGTCGTTCAGGCTCTGCTCGAGCCGAAGTCGATCGCTATCGTCGGTGCATCTGCCCGGGAGGGGTCGGTCTCGGCGCGCCCGCTGGAGTTGCTACTTCGGCACGGGTACGCCGGAAACATCTATCCGGTCAACCCTCGGTACGAGCAGATCGGCGCTACGCCGTGCTTTAGCGATCTGAGCGCAATTGGGGAGCAGGTTGACTTGGTCCTCTCGATGGTTCCCGCGGCAGCGACCATCGACGTCGTTCGGGCCGCAGGGAACGTGGGCGCCAAGGTAGTGGTGGTGTTCGCGTCAGGATTCGCCGAGATCGGCGCGGAGGGCGCCGCCTTGCAGGAACAACTCGTGGCGGAGGCAAAGCGCGCGAACGTGCGGGTTCTCGGCCCCAATTGTCAGGGAGCAATCAATCCGTCCGCTGCGGTGTTCGCGACCTTTACCGCCGCTGCGCAGCGAGACTTGGCCTCAGGCAGCGGTGTGGCATTTGTCGGTCAAAGCGGTGCGGTCGGTGGATCCGTGCTTGATATGGCCGCTGAGCTCGGGTTGTCGCTCGACGCATGGGTAGCCACGGGCAATCAGGCCGATCTCGATCTGGTTGAAGTAGCGACCGCGCTCATCGCGGACGAGAAGATCCGCACCGTGCTGATGTACGCCGAGGGGATTTCGGACGTTTCAGGATTCGAGCGATTGTGCGCCGCCGCGCATGCCGCTGACAAGAGCCTGGTCTTGCTGCGATCGGGCCGTTCCGTTGTAGGTAAGCGCGCTGCGGCCGCACATACCGGAGCCGTTCTCGGCGCAGACGACACGGTCCTGCGCGCGGCGCGCCAGCACGGCGTCATGCTCGTTGATGACGTCGATGAACTGTTGGCCGCACCCATGATGCTGACCGGTCGCATGATCGGCGGCCGGAACCTGGCCATCATCACCACGTCCGGTGGCGGGGGGATTTTGCTAGCGGATCACTGCGATGCCCACGGGCTGCGCGTTCGGGAGTTGAGTGAGCGCACCCAGCGATCGCTGGAGCAGTTCGTGCCCGCTTTCGGGTCCGTCAGCAATCCGGTCGATGTCACTGCGCAGATTCTGAATACTCCGACTGCGTTCGAGGATTTCGCGCAGGTCTGCGCGATCTCTGCGGCAGATCCCGACGTCGATGGCGTTGCTATCGTGCTGACGATGGTCACCGGAAAGCGCGGCGCTGATCTGGCGCGCGCGATCGTCGATGCGATGACGAATGCCGATACGAAGCCGGTCTGGGTCGCCTGGCTGGCAAGTCGAAGCCAAACAGCTGAGGGTCGAGACGTCCTACGTGCCGGCGGAGTGCCGACCTTCGACTCCGTGGGAGCTCTCGCCCGGGCGGTCGCGCAACTGGCGCCCTAG